The genomic region TGCAAACCTGAACGTTGGACAGATCCGAGCATTCGACTAGCCCCGAGCCAAAAATACGCACGCCCCCTCGAACCTCGCACCCTAGTCGCTTGAGCCACCGCTAACGACTCCACATTCGCACAAACCTTACCCCAACGGGGGCGCCTTCTTGAGCCTCTGAGCAGCGCTGTCGCCCTTCGTGGCCTCTTATGGTGCCGTCTCGCCTGTATCGAGCAGCGCAGCCCGTCTGCTTTGGTGTATAACGCATCTGGTCCACGCAGCGTCTCCCGCGATCGCCAGTCCGCTATCACGTCTTGCACCCGCTATGCGCGCTGACTAGTTGAGCCCTAACCTCTAGCCTACCTGCTGTATATGCTGCTGCTGCGCACACAACGACAGGGTTCTGGACCGCACATTCAGCATGGCGACTTCTGCAGGATGACATGTTGTGCCACCGTTCGTGACAAACGGCGCTATTGCTCGACTATCATGATGCCCTTGCCCGGAAAGCCTCCCGCTAGATGACAGGCCTGACTCGATGGTTTCTCCGGCGCGTCAGTGAGCAACTACTCTTCCAGCCTGGACCTGGACGGCCACGCTGGAGATCAAACTCATGGTATGGTAACTGACGGCATCTGCATGTGGCATTTGTTCGGCGCTGAGGCCTTGCGTGAACGATCAACGGCTAGCTGGGTTTGCAGATTAGCACGGGCGAGGCTGTGGCAGAGCGCTGGTGCGCGCCAGCGCACATCGGCATCACTCTGGGAACTGCTCAGTGCCGTGGGCGAGAGTCCAAATACCGCCGCTATGCGTTCTCTGCAATCACGTTACGACTTCGCCATGGATCTCAAAACATTTGCGAGATTACACCTGTGGCTGGAGCCTGTCCAGACGACGACGGCGAGTGAGCATTCTTCGGCACACCGCACCTGTCCTTCACCGCAGCTTGTTGACCGCCCGATGGCACTCGCCTTGCCGCTATTTGCAACATCGGGCGGTGTAGTTTTTGGTCATGTCGAGAGAAGAGACGACATTCATGCGCTGTTGATCTTGGCTCGTACCGTTGAAAGGCCGCGCCGTGCCATCGACAGCAAACATAGTGGCGAGAATGTTCATTGAAAGGCGTCAGAAGTTGCGACATAGACGACATTGAGTCGGAAGCTTCGCACGCCAGCGAACGTCGTGAAGCAGAGAGTCGGTGGAGTCGAGAAACCTGGAGAAACAGAAGCAAGAGCTGCAGATCAGACTTTAAAGGGTACCGCTGGGTGGTAAAATCAGCCTATGTTTTGGTTGACGTTGACGAATTGTCTTGCTTTTGCGACTTTGTCAGATCGTTCTCGTGTCTGGCCAGCCTTCTTTCCATGAAGAAGACCGCCCTCACCATGCCATGCAACGAGTACCCCACCAATTGCGAAGCCTTTTCGTAGAATCTCTTGGTGGTGCCACTGAGTTCTTCCTCGGACCTATAGTGCGGATATGCGCTACCGGCACGCGGAATATCATCGGAGGCCTCATCCGCAACTATGCGCTTGGGACGAAGCGCCCCTTGACTTTGGGCAAGCTTAGCCGCCGAACTACTGCCATGTGCGCGAATATCGGGCTCTGCACGTGGGCCGCCATGAGTTGGCCGGGTTGGGAACATCCTGAACAATGCTCTCCTGAAATCTGCTTCGCGACCAGCGCGACCACGCTCTCGCACTTCTTCAGACGCGATATTGTCCTCGAACCAGTCCAGATACTGGTCCAGACGATCTTCAGCAAGATCAAGACCCTTTGATTCAGTCATGGTGAAAGCTTCCTCGAAACTTAGGAAATTTTCTCGACCAAGGTCGTAATCTGAAACATCTCCATGCTGTTGACTTTCGGCCCACAACTTCCAGTCCATGCTGAGGGCAGACAGATCGCTGGGAGATCTGGCATATCGTTTTCGATCGTCAAACGGGAAGAGCAGCTTGGTCGTTATGACAACCAAGGCCATCAGTCGAATCTCCGGGAACCGTAAACTCATGTTCGTCCAAGCTTTGGCATCCAACGTATAGCAAAAGTCGGTGTGCAACAGGCGGGCAAGTCGCTGAGTGGCTAGATAGATTTCGAGTGGCAGGCAAAGCTTTTTGACCCAACGGAACAGAATCAGAGCGTGATTGAGTGGCGGCGCCAACATACCAAAGTCGGTGTCAAGAGCGGTCAGCAGTGTTAAGACACCTCGGTGGAGTGCAGCTGGTTCTATCAGCTGTTGAGGTTCCAGTTGTTCCTGAAGTTGACCTGGTAAGCGATCTCGCATCGAGAGGGGAAGTTCCTTTGCTGCTCGATAGAACAACAGCCTATCTCTGCTAACCCACTGGTGTAAGTCTGCAATAGTGAGCGGTATGCGGAGCAGCATAATACCAGTGTGTATCAAGCAGAGTAGCTCGGTCAGGGTTGG from Fulvia fulva chromosome 2, complete sequence harbors:
- a CDS encoding RNA polymerase I-specific transcription initiation factor rrn7, whose protein sequence is MSQRRNKGQHCLQDDCGSRRFHVGEDGFTYCDQGHQQSELGTVVAEDTGELVTRGKTSRKKESDAESVTSKATGFSGARAYEHYLLCIQLVLRKQLKWLIEVQKLPQELETLVKDLWALRLQKLQDKVSYDYETDTEAASSRMMFSSQSEGESGTDVAASTSQRTRTTSRKKSHGPTLTELLCLIHTGIMLLRIPLTIADLHQWVSRDRLLFYRAAKELPLSMRDRLPGQLQEQLEPQQLIEPAALHRGVLTLLTALDTDFGMLAPPLNHALILFRWVKKLCLPLEIYLATQRLARLLHTDFCYTLDAKAWTNMSLRFPEIRLMALVVITTKLLFPFDDRKRYARSPSDLSALSMDWKLWAESQQHGDVSDYDLGRENFLSFEEAFTMTESKGLDLAEDRLDQYLDWFEDNIASEEVRERGRAGREADFRRALFRMFPTRPTHGGPRAEPDIRAHGSSSAAKLAQSQGALRPKRIVADEASDDIPRAGSAYPHYRSEEELSGTTKRFYEKASQLVGYSLHGMVRAVFFMERRLARHENDLTKSQKQDNSSTSTKT